In one Mycoplasmopsis canis PG 14 genomic region, the following are encoded:
- a CDS encoding AAA family ATPase, whose amino-acid sequence MKLIKLEAHGFKSFADPVVLRFNGGVAGIVGPNGSGKSNINDAIRWVLGEQSSKELRGDSMEDVIFAGSKTVQPMNRAQVTLTFDNRDRLSSIDADYISISRVLERGKGINDYFINGEKSRHKDIKTIAMETGIGKSSLAIISQGTVSDIAQSSDEDRRMIFEEAAGVSKYKFRKLEATRKLDSAEQTLKIVDAKITELEKRLEVLKKQAEKAYKYKEKSEMLKSIEVGYLVYNIDKNSELEEKLSKELEGVNETEESYKKDIQTIESHIDNKLELLKEVNKSIAENSGKKTTLEVRINSLEKAIAELRIRRSITAEGGGSISNEERMKAIISEVNSLEITLKQLKSSYDELFKNKHESQEKINTITNDINSLNIKLQQVNDDESQAKIQLNILSDLKRNRTNLFLGTKTILDNKTIFKGFKGIVADLIKTPNEYLVALETILKNAAQHIVVDHSDTAVKAINFLKKNNGGRATFIPLSTIQAKFVRDDYLFAIRNHPGFVGIASELVSVEDDFRKLSEFLLGNVIVVSDIKTANEISTIMEKKYMVVTLEGDIIRVGGVMVGGTAESSENVLGMDDKIEKLKKLLPGFAAIKEKLRSQVEIKKDELRKEENSQKHIEVQLGSLNATIASEEKRSNELKANITVNNLENNSDEFKNLNDAELQISELNKELSILVFNINTAIDEKNSLEADIESLRKKNIENNKMLNSLLSSFKEKNTILTKALSELELDRERLNAHYGMTLEYAKENFKLEMSPQLAAENVRDLRIEISELGNVNIDSIEEYEEVLARYTEDVSNRDEVIEAKNICIAAINEMDKKIVTRLSNIVNDVNQEMHKVFSSMFGGGTAKVEFVDPNNILESGISIYAQPPGKTVKNLKLFSGGEKALIAISLLFAILRARPLPLCILDEVEAALDEANVVRYAEYLQELKEKTQFLVITHRTGTMTRVDALFGATMQKRGVTNFFSVELEEAKKLIEQD is encoded by the coding sequence ATGAAATTAATTAAATTAGAAGCACATGGTTTTAAATCGTTTGCTGATCCAGTTGTCTTACGTTTTAATGGTGGAGTAGCTGGTATCGTTGGGCCAAATGGCTCAGGTAAAAGTAACATTAATGATGCTATTAGATGAGTTTTAGGTGAACAAAGTTCAAAAGAATTACGTGGTGATTCTATGGAAGATGTTATTTTCGCAGGTTCAAAAACTGTTCAACCTATGAATAGAGCACAAGTAACTTTAACATTTGATAATAGAGATAGATTGAGTTCTATTGATGCAGATTACATTTCTATTTCACGTGTACTAGAGCGTGGAAAAGGTATAAATGATTACTTTATTAATGGAGAAAAATCAAGACACAAAGATATAAAAACCATTGCTATGGAAACTGGTATTGGTAAAAGTTCTTTAGCTATAATTTCTCAAGGGACTGTTTCTGATATCGCTCAATCTTCGGATGAAGATAGAAGAATGATTTTTGAAGAGGCTGCAGGAGTTTCAAAATATAAATTTAGAAAACTGGAAGCTACAAGAAAATTAGATTCAGCTGAACAAACATTAAAAATTGTTGATGCAAAAATTACTGAATTAGAAAAAAGACTTGAAGTACTAAAAAAACAAGCCGAAAAAGCTTACAAATACAAAGAAAAAAGTGAAATGTTAAAAAGCATAGAAGTTGGATATCTTGTTTATAACATTGATAAAAATTCAGAGTTAGAAGAAAAGCTTTCAAAAGAACTTGAAGGTGTTAATGAAACTGAAGAATCATATAAAAAAGATATACAAACAATTGAATCTCATATAGATAACAAGTTAGAATTATTGAAGGAAGTTAATAAGTCAATCGCAGAAAATAGCGGTAAGAAAACAACTCTTGAAGTAAGGATTAATTCACTTGAAAAAGCGATTGCAGAATTAAGAATAAGAAGAAGCATAACTGCTGAGGGTGGTGGTTCTATCAGCAATGAAGAAAGAATGAAGGCCATTATTTCAGAAGTGAATAGTTTAGAAATTACTTTAAAACAATTAAAATCTTCATATGATGAGTTATTTAAAAATAAGCATGAATCACAAGAAAAAATCAATACAATTACAAATGATATAAATTCTTTAAATATCAAATTACAACAAGTTAATGACGATGAAAGTCAAGCAAAAATTCAATTAAATATTCTTTCAGATCTTAAAAGAAATAGAACTAATTTATTTCTTGGTACAAAAACAATTTTAGATAATAAAACAATTTTTAAAGGATTTAAAGGAATTGTTGCAGATTTAATTAAAACTCCTAATGAGTACTTAGTAGCACTAGAAACAATTCTTAAAAACGCTGCACAGCATATTGTTGTCGATCATTCTGATACAGCTGTTAAGGCGATTAATTTCCTTAAAAAGAATAATGGTGGTAGAGCTACATTTATACCTTTATCAACAATACAAGCAAAATTTGTTCGCGACGATTATTTATTTGCTATTAGAAATCACCCTGGTTTTGTGGGTATCGCTAGCGAATTAGTAAGTGTAGAAGATGATTTTAGAAAATTAAGCGAATTTTTATTAGGTAATGTTATTGTTGTTTCAGATATAAAAACAGCAAATGAAATTTCAACAATTATGGAGAAAAAATACATGGTTGTAACATTGGAAGGTGATATTATAAGAGTTGGTGGTGTTATGGTTGGTGGTACTGCTGAATCATCAGAAAATGTTTTAGGTATGGATGACAAAATTGAGAAACTTAAAAAACTTTTACCAGGTTTTGCTGCAATAAAAGAAAAATTAAGATCTCAAGTTGAAATTAAAAAAGATGAATTAAGAAAAGAAGAAAATTCACAGAAACATATTGAAGTACAATTAGGATCATTAAATGCAACAATAGCTTCTGAAGAAAAAAGATCAAATGAATTAAAAGCAAATATCACTGTAAATAATTTAGAAAATAATTCAGATGAATTTAAAAATTTGAACGATGCCGAGTTGCAGATTTCAGAATTAAATAAAGAGCTATCTATTTTAGTTTTCAATATTAATACAGCAATCGATGAGAAAAATTCTTTAGAAGCTGATATTGAATCACTTAGAAAGAAAAATATCGAAAATAATAAGATGTTAAATAGTTTATTGTCATCATTCAAAGAAAAAAATACTATTTTAACAAAAGCGCTAAGTGAATTAGAATTAGATAGAGAAAGACTAAATGCTCATTATGGAATGACATTAGAATATGCTAAAGAGAATTTTAAATTAGAAATGTCTCCACAATTAGCTGCTGAGAACGTTAGAGATCTAAGAATAGAAATTTCAGAACTAGGTAATGTTAATATTGATTCTATAGAAGAATATGAGGAAGTATTAGCAAGATATACTGAAGACGTTTCTAACCGTGATGAAGTTATTGAAGCAAAAAATATATGTATAGCAGCTATCAATGAAATGGATAAAAAAATAGTAACTCGTTTATCTAATATTGTTAACGATGTTAATCAAGAAATGCACAAAGTCTTTTCATCAATGTTTGGTGGTGGTACTGCTAAAGTGGAATTTGTGGATCCAAATAATATTCTAGAAAGCGGAATTAGCATATATGCCCAACCTCCAGGGAAAACAGTTAAAAACTTAAAACTATTTTCAGGTGGTGAAAAAGCATTAATAGCAATTTCATTATTATTCGCTATCTTAAGAGCTAGACCACTTCCTTTATGTATTCTTGATGAGGTTGAAGCAGCTTTAGATGAGGCAAATGTAGTTAGATATGCTGAATACCTTCAAGAACTTAAGGAAAAAACACAATTTTTAGTAATTACACACAGAACAGGAACAATGACGAGAGTTGACGCATTATTTGGTGCTACAATGCAAAAACGTGGAGTTACAAATTTCTTTAGTGTTGAATTAGAAGAAGCAAAAAAACTTATTGAACAAGATTAA
- the cypl gene encoding ABC transporter thiamine pyrophosphate-binding lipoprotein p37/Cypl has product MLKKILKGMLLVSSASMATIATISCSNKEQKNIIKVKLSNNLKENQIPVFEDKINTLIRKKGGDFVIKLTVEGDNDSYERNVSDLLSGKQDLVFTSSGKILSKKEELKRGNISLGIQTLTKMFKGTNDNTEKYIHGLESDPLRIIAKKEQKLFDRIPRDKWNDKEKGNSYSDSEYIYKDFYTDKLTEFYRGIIFIIANDEDTENIIKAWESKDLEKFLSYGYVHSLDKESGSKYILPQALLKKHFGNKFVSFLDLIDKEKSPFKGDKKPIKNNKVNLKDKKIFFDAEGLYSWTKFKDIVNDPFSISTERPGQKFTFLTVTDVLPYNIGLYNSKISKENIKIFSESLNDLAKNKEDLWGPAAGFHGYKFIEDEDKIFEIIENTLG; this is encoded by the coding sequence ATGTTAAAAAAAATTTTAAAAGGAATGTTGTTAGTTTCAAGTGCATCAATGGCAACTATAGCAACAATTTCATGTTCAAATAAAGAACAAAAAAATATTATTAAAGTCAAATTAAGTAATAACTTAAAAGAAAATCAAATTCCAGTCTTTGAGGATAAAATCAACACCCTAATTAGAAAAAAGGGAGGTGATTTTGTAATAAAATTAACTGTAGAAGGCGATAATGACAGTTATGAAAGAAATGTTTCAGATTTACTTTCAGGCAAACAGGACTTAGTATTTACTTCTTCAGGAAAAATTCTTTCAAAAAAAGAGGAACTAAAAAGAGGAAATATATCATTAGGTATTCAAACTTTAACGAAAATGTTTAAAGGAACAAATGATAATACCGAAAAATACATTCATGGTTTAGAAAGTGATCCATTAAGAATTATTGCAAAGAAAGAACAAAAATTATTTGACCGTATTCCTCGTGATAAATGAAACGATAAAGAAAAAGGTAATTCATATAGCGATAGTGAGTACATATATAAGGATTTTTACACTGATAAATTAACAGAATTTTATAGAGGAATTATTTTTATAATCGCAAATGATGAAGATACCGAAAATATAATTAAAGCTTGAGAATCAAAAGATTTAGAAAAGTTTTTAAGTTATGGGTATGTCCATAGTTTAGATAAAGAATCAGGAAGTAAATATATCTTGCCTCAAGCTTTGTTGAAAAAGCATTTTGGAAATAAATTTGTGTCATTTTTAGATTTAATCGACAAGGAAAAAAGTCCATTTAAAGGCGATAAAAAACCTATAAAAAACAATAAAGTCAATTTAAAAGATAAAAAAATATTTTTTGATGCAGAAGGACTTTATTCTTGAACTAAATTTAAAGATATTGTAAATGACCCATTCTCAATAAGCACTGAAAGACCAGGTCAAAAATTTACTTTCTTAACCGTTACAGATGTCTTACCATATAATATTGGTTTGTACAATTCTAAAATTAGTAAAGAAAATATAAAAATATTTTCTGAGTCATTAAATGATTTAGCTAAAAACAAGGAAGATTTATGAGGCCCAGCGGCAGGGTTTCATGGTTATAAATTTATAGAGGATGAAGACAAAATTTTTGAAATAATTGAAAATACATTAGGATAA
- the rnc gene encoding ribonuclease III: protein MSSYSNNVIKFLEKENIEPNNLDVFYQATTHKSFNGHEGKTFNYEKLEFLGDSILDFVVSSYIFYKNKESSQGELTRYRSSIVQTETLSEISKKIGLLKLLRTGPGQMHEEVIESTKVQADIFEAMIGAIFVDQGLIKVKKFIEEHLLSKINENNDLFITDIKDPKTELQEHFQSFSRENISYIVEEKGNKLFEAKAVHDKIVYGVGQGSSKKEAETNAAKNALKKLK, encoded by the coding sequence ATGTCTAGTTATTCAAATAATGTAATAAAATTTTTAGAAAAAGAAAATATAGAACCAAATAACTTAGATGTTTTTTATCAAGCGACAACTCATAAATCATTTAATGGTCATGAAGGTAAAACATTTAACTATGAGAAATTAGAATTTTTAGGCGACTCAATTTTAGATTTTGTAGTTTCATCTTATATTTTTTATAAAAATAAAGAAAGTTCTCAAGGTGAATTAACTAGGTATAGATCTTCTATTGTTCAAACAGAAACATTGTCTGAAATTAGCAAGAAAATAGGTCTTTTAAAATTACTAAGAACCGGGCCTGGACAAATGCATGAAGAGGTCATAGAATCAACTAAAGTACAAGCGGATATTTTTGAAGCAATGATTGGTGCAATTTTTGTTGATCAAGGATTAATTAAGGTTAAAAAATTTATTGAGGAACATTTATTATCTAAAATAAATGAAAATAACGATCTTTTTATCACAGATATCAAAGATCCTAAAACGGAGCTTCAAGAGCATTTTCAGAGTTTTAGTAGAGAAAATATATCATATATTGTAGAAGAAAAAGGGAATAAGCTTTTTGAAGCTAAAGCTGTTCACGATAAAATTGTTTATGGTGTAGGGCAAGGTTCTTCAAAAAAAGAAGCAGAAACAAATGCTGCTAAAAATGCTTTAAAAAAATTAAAATAA
- a CDS encoding MAG3090 family protein, with protein sequence MKRIFCEYKPSLNKEFPWALKHPKVSSALAIFKTRKDALNWFLSLGYECWTQFQTSKRIWGGHILSIQNEKMVFEHEIDVEKYDGKLVYSDVAEEIFMSTKTNLVDDKASSKFVNNLRENVDFKILKDHKTYFPANDDFIPPVRKSAKDIQIEKLTQEISELDELLKDSSGKYSKEIEELKLKLQDSNADKEALLKEIESLRKKIVSESIEQSKEAEKVEVVKEVEVVKEVVREVPVYIEKEVIKEVIKEVYVESKDKKEVIVAKEETVKYEFFDKLNTNTKLEALAIYAKQLELIASKYDKEVITSEKDFNEIKVELERVLKAEKDLSLELKNNDERHLLKLVAKSLSQSVNKLSKSIKGSSEVEYVPSKFVYYELNEKENLRLAQVLSFVSYENKHIGFVKENDYKYAIFASPSRSNSHFLVFEGLENKAISTTKTEVVVEKDVKASWAYTFWAIILYGLAYVILLALVIILAIAYFGGL encoded by the coding sequence ATGAAACGTATATTTTGTGAATACAAACCAAGCTTAAACAAGGAATTTCCTTGAGCTTTAAAACACCCAAAAGTTTCTTCAGCATTAGCGATATTTAAAACACGTAAAGATGCTTTAAACTGATTTTTATCATTAGGATACGAATGTTGAACACAATTTCAAACAAGTAAAAGAATTTGAGGTGGTCACATTTTATCTATACAAAACGAAAAAATGGTTTTCGAGCACGAAATCGATGTTGAAAAATACGATGGTAAATTAGTTTATTCAGATGTTGCTGAAGAAATTTTTATGTCAACAAAAACAAATCTTGTAGACGATAAGGCTTCATCTAAATTTGTAAATAATTTAAGAGAGAATGTTGATTTTAAAATATTAAAAGACCACAAAACATACTTCCCTGCTAATGATGACTTTATTCCACCAGTTAGAAAATCTGCAAAAGATATTCAAATTGAAAAATTAACACAAGAAATTAGTGAATTAGACGAACTTCTTAAAGATTCAAGCGGAAAGTACTCAAAAGAAATTGAAGAACTAAAATTGAAACTTCAAGATAGTAATGCTGATAAAGAAGCTCTACTTAAAGAAATTGAGTCATTAAGAAAGAAAATTGTTTCTGAATCTATCGAACAATCAAAAGAAGCAGAAAAAGTTGAAGTCGTTAAAGAAGTTGAAGTTGTTAAAGAAGTAGTTAGAGAAGTACCTGTTTATATTGAAAAAGAAGTAATTAAAGAAGTAATTAAAGAAGTTTATGTAGAAAGCAAAGATAAAAAAGAAGTAATTGTAGCTAAAGAAGAAACTGTAAAATATGAATTTTTTGATAAATTAAATACTAATACAAAATTAGAAGCTTTAGCTATTTATGCAAAACAATTAGAGCTTATTGCTTCAAAATATGATAAAGAAGTGATTACATCTGAGAAAGATTTTAATGAGATTAAAGTTGAGTTAGAAAGAGTATTAAAGGCCGAGAAAGACTTATCTCTTGAATTAAAAAACAATGATGAACGTCACTTACTTAAATTAGTAGCTAAATCATTATCACAGTCAGTTAATAAATTATCTAAATCTATTAAAGGTTCATCAGAAGTTGAATATGTTCCTTCAAAATTTGTTTACTACGAATTAAATGAAAAAGAAAATTTAAGATTAGCTCAAGTACTATCATTTGTTTCATACGAAAATAAACACATAGGATTCGTAAAAGAAAATGATTATAAATATGCGATTTTTGCTTCTCCTTCAAGAAGTAATTCACATTTCTTAGTTTTTGAAGGTTTAGAAAATAAAGCTATTTCAACAACAAAAACAGAAGTTGTTGTTGAAAAAGATGTTAAAGCATCATGAGCATACACATTCTGAGCAATAATTTTATACGGATTAGCTTATGTAATATTATTAGCTTTAGTAATAATATTAGCAATAGCATACTTCGGGGGATTATAG
- a CDS encoding ATP-binding cassette domain-containing protein translates to MELKGVTIGYSDKNIAESINIKFNKNELSGLIGRSGCGKSTLLKSFFDFSIIKKGDFLYNGKDISKFTKNETKKYKNKIFYLRPENNLVEFLDFYQNVLNNFNNYKNCIYKFFKILTKEQKQELFNILKELEVEDLAFEKVSNLSSGQKQRLSIAQMLFNRPEIILADEPTSNLDIVNTKLIFDILNRYKIDAYIIIAIHDLTSATSKFDRLFAFQPSTTEIIEVDCNDFDIEKLGKYYYE, encoded by the coding sequence ATGGAATTAAAAGGCGTAACAATAGGGTATTCTGATAAAAATATTGCAGAATCAATAAATATTAAATTTAACAAAAATGAACTTTCAGGTTTAATAGGGAGAAGTGGGTGTGGAAAATCAACACTATTAAAGTCTTTTTTTGATTTTTCGATTATAAAAAAAGGAGACTTTCTTTATAACGGGAAAGATATTTCTAAATTTACTAAAAACGAGACTAAGAAATACAAAAATAAGATTTTTTATTTAAGACCAGAAAATAATCTAGTTGAATTTTTAGATTTTTATCAAAATGTTTTAAATAATTTTAATAACTACAAAAATTGCATTTATAAATTTTTTAAAATTTTAACTAAAGAGCAAAAACAAGAACTTTTTAATATTCTAAAGGAACTTGAAGTAGAAGATTTAGCTTTTGAAAAAGTTTCTAATTTATCATCTGGTCAAAAACAAAGATTAAGTATTGCTCAAATGCTTTTTAATAGACCTGAGATAATACTTGCTGATGAACCTACTAGTAATTTAGATATTGTTAATACAAAATTAATATTTGATATCTTAAATAGATACAAAATTGATGCTTATATAATAATCGCAATTCATGACTTAACATCTGCAACTTCTAAATTTGACAGATTATTTGCATTTCAACCAAGCACTACAGAAATTATTGAAGTAGATTGTAATGATTTTGATATTGAGAAATTAGGTAAGTATTATTATGAGTAA
- the plsX gene encoding phosphate acyltransferase PlsX, protein MKRIVLDINGLDLGEQVFYDASYEFLKKHSDLEITLIGNTQYIKTKEDLKNLILVNNNLKFTDPKNIRMSLKENTSMNEAITGVVEGKFDGVISGGDSGSYISSLTFKSGRIEGISRPAFMPIITALNGRKLLLTDVGANLEVKPENLHEWAKLASVFSSTMFNIKNPNLTLLNIGTEEYKGFEYVKEAASLIKNDSSLNYIGFSESRNLLKGEFDVAIIDGYGGNLILKSYEGAVLSFKDSIKESALKKLKTKIGLLLLKPVFIDIMKKLDYRNIGAAWVIGVKSLALKIHGSSDQKAIYSALTQMYDAIDKNLISELNKVKNV, encoded by the coding sequence ATGAAGAGAATTGTTTTGGATATAAACGGTTTAGACTTAGGTGAACAAGTATTTTATGATGCATCTTATGAATTCTTAAAAAAGCATAGTGACTTAGAAATTACTTTAATTGGTAATACCCAATACATAAAGACTAAAGAAGATTTAAAAAACTTAATATTAGTTAATAATAATTTAAAATTTACCGATCCAAAAAATATAAGAATGTCATTAAAAGAAAACACTTCAATGAATGAAGCTATAACAGGTGTAGTTGAAGGAAAATTTGATGGAGTAATTTCCGGCGGAGATAGTGGTAGTTATATTTCTTCATTAACATTTAAATCAGGTAGAATAGAAGGAATTTCGAGACCTGCTTTTATGCCTATTATAACCGCTTTAAATGGAAGAAAATTATTATTAACGGATGTTGGAGCTAATTTAGAAGTTAAACCTGAAAATTTACATGAATGAGCCAAGCTTGCTAGTGTGTTTTCATCAACCATGTTTAATATCAAAAATCCTAATTTAACACTATTGAATATAGGCACTGAAGAGTATAAAGGTTTTGAATATGTTAAAGAAGCAGCTTCATTAATTAAAAATGATTCTTCATTAAATTACATTGGATTTTCAGAGTCTAGAAATTTACTTAAAGGCGAATTTGATGTAGCTATTATTGATGGTTATGGAGGAAATTTAATTCTTAAGAGTTATGAAGGCGCTGTTCTTTCATTCAAGGATTCTATAAAAGAATCTGCACTTAAAAAGTTAAAGACTAAAATTGGTCTTTTACTGCTTAAACCTGTGTTCATTGACATCATGAAAAAATTAGATTATAGAAATATAGGAGCCGCTTGAGTGATCGGTGTAAAGAGTCTTGCATTAAAAATACATGGTTCTAGTGATCAAAAAGCAATTTATAGTGCTTTAACACAAATGTATGATGCCATTGATAAAAACTTAATTTCTGAGTTGAATAAAGTTAAAAATGTCTAG
- a CDS encoding DUF2179 domain-containing protein produces the protein MENENLNKDHGYEENEKSSFLNNSIKTTKNCEIEEAIMGEGVFSHKLVKKNTIYHRTKMSNFGLKLSSLYSQMPAWKLVLITVITAIFFGVISVFFVKNVGIYNFGLAAFGQALARLVVVLFKEGQIDPILRNLIEQFIFWIAYIILSIPIFIFGYKKIGKTFSNLTVLFLVVSSVISFSIGLIPGANDVYLIGNFSNSDVKNVLPEFKQKLSSIIPLLWKDGGNIIALFVYAIVYGYLLAWIFAIIQIIGGTAGVTGIIGEWYANEKQKSFGSISGYMNIIIVLIGVAVGSWLPGSLLLSEAGKNIDINNPANKELLEITKKAWSFELYLSPNFIATVLTNVVYIIALNKLYPKFKLVRVEIFSLNKSSEISEIITHDKKIVTGLTEFHAHGGYSKEKLNVITTITLFRQVDRVIKDVRKIDPEAFISVSDVTSINGYIYLPKNKF, from the coding sequence ATGGAAAATGAAAATTTAAACAAAGACCATGGTTATGAAGAAAATGAAAAAAGTTCTTTTTTAAATAATTCTATTAAGACAACAAAAAATTGTGAAATTGAAGAAGCTATTATGGGTGAAGGGGTTTTTTCACATAAACTTGTTAAGAAAAATACTATTTATCATAGAACTAAGATGTCAAATTTTGGACTTAAATTAAGTTCTCTTTATTCTCAAATGCCAGCGTGAAAATTAGTATTAATTACTGTTATTACTGCTATTTTCTTTGGTGTTATTAGTGTATTTTTTGTTAAAAATGTTGGTATATATAATTTCGGGCTTGCTGCCTTTGGACAAGCACTTGCCCGTTTGGTAGTTGTGTTATTCAAAGAAGGACAAATTGATCCAATATTAAGAAATTTAATTGAGCAATTTATATTTTGAATCGCTTATATAATTTTAAGTATTCCTATTTTTATTTTCGGTTATAAGAAAATAGGTAAAACTTTTAGTAATTTAACAGTTTTATTCTTAGTTGTATCATCTGTTATTTCATTTTCAATAGGTTTAATCCCTGGAGCAAATGATGTTTATCTTATTGGTAATTTTTCAAATAGTGATGTTAAAAATGTTTTACCAGAGTTTAAACAAAAACTGAGTTCTATTATTCCATTATTATGAAAAGATGGTGGTAATATAATTGCATTATTTGTATATGCAATTGTTTATGGATATTTATTAGCATGAATTTTTGCTATCATACAAATTATAGGGGGAACAGCTGGAGTTACAGGTATAATAGGGGAATGGTATGCAAATGAAAAACAAAAATCATTTGGTTCTATCTCTGGTTATATGAATATAATAATTGTTCTTATAGGTGTTGCTGTAGGATCTTGGTTACCAGGTTCATTATTGCTTTCTGAAGCAGGTAAAAATATTGATATTAATAATCCTGCAAATAAAGAGTTATTAGAAATAACAAAAAAAGCTTGATCATTTGAGTTATACTTATCGCCTAATTTTATAGCAACTGTTTTAACAAATGTAGTATATATAATAGCTTTAAATAAACTTTATCCTAAATTCAAACTAGTGAGAGTAGAAATTTTTTCACTAAACAAGTCTAGCGAAATTTCGGAAATTATTACTCACGACAAAAAAATCGTTACAGGTCTAACAGAGTTCCATGCTCATGGTGGGTATTCTAAAGAAAAATTAAATGTAATTACAACAATTACATTATTTAGACAAGTTGATAGAGTAATTAAAGATGTAAGAAAAATAGATCCAGAAGCTTTCATTTCTGTATCAGACGTTACAAGTATTAATGGTTATATTTATTTACCAAAGAACAAATTTTAA
- the smpB gene encoding SsrA-binding protein: MKIISNNKIAHKDYEVLEKYEAGISLEGWEVKSSRSSGVSLTNAFCSIYKNELWLKESFFKQYMNVKGDETRDRKLLMNKNEIRKLKFKLEAQQLTLIPLKIYFNNKSFIKVEIALAKGLKKYDKREKIAKEEVRKKIIKTLATY; this comes from the coding sequence ATGAAGATCATTTCTAATAATAAAATTGCCCATAAAGATTATGAGGTACTCGAAAAATATGAAGCCGGAATATCATTGGAAGGTTGAGAAGTAAAAAGTTCTAGATCTTCTGGCGTTTCATTAACAAATGCTTTTTGTTCTATATACAAAAATGAATTGTGATTAAAGGAATCTTTTTTTAAACAGTATATGAATGTTAAAGGTGATGAAACAAGAGATAGAAAACTTTTAATGAATAAAAATGAAATTCGTAAGTTAAAATTCAAATTAGAAGCACAACAATTGACTCTAATCCCTTTAAAAATATATTTTAATAACAAATCCTTTATTAAAGTAGAAATTGCTTTAGCTAAAGGATTGAAAAAATATGATAAAAGAGAAAAAATAGCTAAAGAAGAAGTTAGAAAAAAAATTATAAAAACTTTAGCAACATATTAG